One segment of Panicum virgatum strain AP13 chromosome 3K, P.virgatum_v5, whole genome shotgun sequence DNA contains the following:
- the LOC120701189 gene encoding putative WUSCHEL-related homeobox 2: MPPSQQDLPVVAGPTRWCPTSEQLMILEEMYRGGLRTPSASQIQQITAHLACYGRIEGKNVFYWFQNHKARDRQKLRRRLCMSHHLLSCAQYYAAAHHGHGFLAAPPPAPYVFDQADAGQLLSPTSPTPAAAAAAAAAAAAAYGYYYPATAAFAAAPARRCAGAATPPLPTQLFHYQAAGGGGTAPVEALGRPEYSLGKLDNFGVAPDDVVVSSAAPVDMGPPGFEVAPAPAAFCRPLKTLDLFPGGLKEEQHDVRGLIKH; this comes from the exons ATGCCGCCGTCGCAGCAGGACCTGCCGGTGGTGGCGGGGCCGACGCGGTGGTGCCCGACGTCGGAGCAGCTGATGATCCTGGAGGAGATGTACCGGGGCGGCCTGCGCACGCCCAGCGCGTCGCAGATCCAGCAGATCACGGCGCACCTCGCCTGCTACGGCCGCATCGAGGGCAAGAACGTCTTCTACTGGTTCCAGAACCACAAGGCCCGGGACCGCCAGAAGCTCCGCCGCAGGCTCTGCATGAGCCACCACCTCCTCTCCTGCGCGCAGTACTACGCGGCGGCGCACCACGGCCACGgcttcctcgccgcgccgccgcccgcgccctacGTCTTCGACCAGGCCGACGCCGGCCAGCTGCTCTCCCCGACGTCGCccaccccagccgctgccgctgctgctgcggcggcggcggcggctgcctacGGTTACTACTACCCCGCCACGGCGGCCTTCGCTGCTGCTCCAGCGAGAAGATGTGCCGGCGCCGCCACTCCCCCGTTGCCCACCCAACTATTCCACTATCAG GCCGCCGGAGGCGGAGGTACCGCGCCGGTGGAGGCGCTCGGGCGGCCGGAGTACTCGTTGGGGAAGCTGGACAACTTCGGCGTGGCGCCTGACGACGTGGTGGTGAGCTCCGCAGCCCCCGTCGACATGGGGCCGCCGGGGTTCgaggtggcgccggcgccggcggccttctGCCGCCCGCTCAAGACGCTGGACCTCTTCCCCGGCGGGCTCAAGGAAGAGCAGCACGACGTACGTGGCCTGATCAAGCATTAG